Proteins encoded together in one Quercus lobata isolate SW786 chromosome 3, ValleyOak3.0 Primary Assembly, whole genome shotgun sequence window:
- the LOC115981174 gene encoding momilactone A synthase-like: protein MEFNFCITLFIYKLVGKVTLITGGASGIGAATAKLFSKHGAKVVIEDMQDELGHSVCKELNPQSTTVVHCDVTKETDVENAVNHVVSMYGKLDIMYNNAGISGESQYNIPDNTQANFEQVIRVNLVGAFLGTKHAARVMIPTRKGSIISTASISSIMGGTAPHGYTCSKHAMAGLMKNTAVELGHFGIRVNCVSPYAVLTPLTKAYYKLGEEGISNFYSNLKGKLLTAEDVAEVALFLGSDDSKYVSGHNLVIDGGLSVVNSGFCMYPQ from the exons ATGG aatttaatttttgtatcactctatttattt ACAAGTTAGTAGGAAAAGTAACACTAATTACTGGTGGGGCTAGCGGCATTGGTGCAGCCACTGCAAAACTATTCTCCAAACATGGAGCTAAAGTTGTAATCGAAGACATGCAAGATGAATTGGGTCACTCTGTATGCAAAGAACTAAATCCTCAATCCACAACCGTTGTCCATTGTGATGTCACCAAAGAAACTGATGTGGAAAATGCTGTTAACCATGTTGTTTCCATGTACGGTAAGCTAGACATTATGTACAACAATGCTGGTATTAGTGGAGAATCCCAATACAACATCCCTGACAACACCCAGGCTAATTTTGAGCAAGTGATTAGAGTCAACCTGGTAGGTGCTTTCCTTGGTACCAAACATGCAGCCCGTGTGATGATCCCAACTCGCAAAGGTAGTATAATCAGTACTGCTAGCATATCCTCAATCATGGGAGGCACTGCACCGCATGGCTACACATGCTCAAAACATGCTATGGCTGGATTAATGAAAAACACAGCAGTGGAGCTCGGACATTTCGGCATTCGTGTGAATTGTGTGTCACCCTACGCGGTTCTTACACCTTTGACAAAGGCATACTATAAGCTGGGTGAGGAAggaatttctaatttttattccAACCTCAAGGGTAAGCTTCTCACGGCAGAGGATGTGGCTGAGGTTGCGCTCTTTCTTGGAAGTGATGACTCAAAATATGTTAGTGGACATAATCTTGTCATAGACGGAGGCTTGAGCGTTGTGAATTCAGGCTTTTGTATGTATCCACAATAA